In Deinococcus psychrotolerans, the genomic window CCTCGCCTACCACGGCGCAGGGCTACGAGATGAAGTCGTACCTCAATCTGAACGGCGCTCAGCCCGCCGCCTTCTGGTGCGATACCCCAGAGCGGGTGCTGGCCGTGACTCAGCCGAAGGGTACCGGCGGCGCGGCCCAACCGGTCACTCAGCCGGTCAAGTTGCTGGAATGGGCGGGCGGTGATTCCAGCGTTCAGGATTATCAGTTAGGCCCCAGCGATGCGGGCGCAGGCAACCTCTACACGGCGCTGACGCCAGCGGGCCAAAAGGTCAGCCAAACGCCCAGGTATTACGTGCATTCCAGCAACATCGAAAACGTCAACGACCCGTTGTACCGGATGACCCACGTGAATGCCTTCAAAGTGTCGGCCGGAACCTTCGCGTGCCGCTACAAACCGCAAGCTGCTTTCATCGGAGCCACCGCCAAGCACAGCATTACCGTTTGGGAAAGCGGTGACAAAGTGACGTACAGCAGCAGCAACCATGACGGCACGCCGGGGCTGTACCTCATGGGCGGCACCCATAGCGGCCAGCACTACCGCTGGACGAACAACGGCTACACCTACGCCCTGACTCTGGACGATCCTGCCGCAACTTTAAGCGTGCTGCGCGGCGCGAAAGTGCTGAGCAAGGAAGCGTTTTTGGCCTATAGCGTGAGCACCAGGAAGTAGGCCGGAGAAGCTGTCCGAATCTGAATGGAGTGCAGGCCAATTCTGCCGCGACACTTTACCAAGCTGATTTACTTGCCGACGAATACCGCCGTCGTCAGCCCCGGCACGCTCACCGTGTCGCCGCTGGCGGTGCTCTGCTTCACTGCCGCGTCTGAGCTGGCTTTCAGAACTGGATGTAAGTCCAGCTTGAGTGGCGTCAGGCTGGCGTCTTTGAGGGTGTAGACCGCATTGCTGGCATTGAACACCACCAGAACGTTTTTATAAGGGGCGTTCCCGCCGCTGAGCTTCATCACGATGACGCCGGGCGTCTGCGTGGGGCCAGCGTTCAGGAAGCTCAGTTGGTTTTGCACGGCCTGAGCGGTCGGCAGTCGGAACAGCGGGCTGGAATTGCGGATGCTCAGCAATTCACGCAAGTTGTCAGAGGCCCGCGTCCGGTCTGCCACCGTCACCTTGAGGGTCGTATTGGAGAGCAGCGGGCGGTAGATGTTCCACTGGTCTTTGTTTTTCTCGGCCATCGGTAGGCCGCGCCCGAAGCCGTTGTCGGCTCCCGTCCAGGCGATTTCGTTAAACCAGTCGCCGCTGTTGTAGCTGTCGGTGTCAAAGCTCTTGGAGCGCAGCAACTCGTCGCCCGCGTGGATGAACGGCATGCCCTGACCCAGCAGCACCAAGCTGTAGGCCAGATTCTGCATCCTGACCCGCTGGGCGGTGGTGGCATTCAGGGGCGCTTTGAGCAGCACCGCGTCCCACAGCGTTTGGTTGTCGTGGGCCGAGACATAGTTGATGGTCTCGCGGGGGCTGGCCGCGTAGCCAGTGGGCGCGTCGCCGTAAGGAACCTGCGCTCCGGTCACGGTTTTGCCCGTATTGTCCACGAATTTGAAGTCGCGCAAGTTGCCGCTGAGGGCCACTTTGATCTGATCGGTGAGCTTGAGAAGTTTCGCCTTGTCGGTGTTCTGCGGCTGGCCGTTGGGCAGGCTCAACAACCCCGTCGCAAAGCCCTGATCTTGCAGCCCGCCGAAGGGGTTGCCGCCGCGCACCGCGTCCCGAATCCGGTCGTTGAAGGTGCCGATGCCCTGCCCGTACAAATTGACTTGGGTGGCGTTGACGCCGCGTGCGTTCCCGGCCACCTCACCGAAGTCCCAGCCCTCGCCGTAGAGGTAGATCTGCTTGCCGTCCACGCCGTCTTTGGCCAGCGTCAAAGCGTCCAGCGCGGCGCGGGCGGCCTGCATGTCGCTGACCAGATGGTGGCCCATCAAGTCGAAGCGGAAGCCGTCTACTTTGTACTGCTTGGCCTCCAGCACCAGCGTATCGATCATCAGGCGGCGCATCATGGGGTGCTCAGTGGCGGTGTTGGAGCAGCAAGTCGAATTGGCGACCACGCCGTTGACGTCGAGGCGGTGGTAATAGCCCGGCACGACCTTATCCAGCACGCTCTTGTCGGCCTCGCCGCTGGCGGCGGTGTGGTTGAAGACCACATCCTGCACGACGCGCAGGCCCGCCGCGTTCAGCGCCATGACCATTGAGCGGTACTCTTTGGTGCGCTGATCAGGGTTCACCGCGTAAGTACCTTCCGGCGTCATGTAGTGGTAGGGGTCGTAACCCCAGTTGAAGCCGTCCTGGTCTCTGACAGTGCTGACGGCGGCCTGTTGTTCCTCACTGGCGGGCGGGAGCTTGGAGAGGTCGCCGGGGCTTTTCCAGCCCGCTTTGTCTTTGGGAAGCGAGGCGATGTCAAAGGTCGGCAGCAGGTGAACGGCCTTGAGGCCCGCGTCGGCCAGCGCCTTGAGGTGCTTCATGCCGTCGCTGTTCTTCTCGGTGAAGGCCAGATAGGTGCCGCGCTCGGCGGCGGGAACGGTGGCGTCGGCCACGCTGAAGTCGCGCAGGTGCAGTTCGTAGAAATTCAGATCACCCACCGAGTTCAGCGGCGGCTTCTTGAGCGTGTCCCAGCCCGCCGGTTTCTGCGCCGCGTCGCTGAGATCGGTGATGAGCGATTGTTGCCCGTCGGCGGTCAGACCAATGGAGTACGGATCAGACACGACATTGGTTTCCTGTTTGCCTGTCGTGGGCGCGTAGACCGTCACCTGATAGCGGTAGGGGGCATTCTTCCAGCCCGCGTCGCCGGTCACGCTCCAACTGCCCTTGTCTCCAGCTTTCATCGCCACAGTTTTGGTTTGACCGCCCACCGTCACCAGCACTTTCACGTCCTGCGCGGTGGGCGCCCAGACGGTCAGGGTCGGAAGGCTGCCCGCCCAGGTCACGCCCAGCGGCCCGGTGTAGCCAAACAGGTCGTCCAGTACGCCCCAAATTTGCACGCCCGTCGCGTCTATTAGCTTGTCGTCAAGGCCAGTGCTGCTGATCGCCAGTTGCCCACGCAGCGCTGATGTCACCTTGCCCGCGTCCTCGGGCCGCAGCTTGACCACCGCATAATTGGCCAGATACGGGTATTTGGCTTTGAGAACCGCGCTGAGTTGGTCGCCTGCATCTGAGCGCACCAAGGGCAAGCTCTCGCCGCCGGTGACGCCCGCCGGGGTCAGCTTGAGGTCGCCCGAAGTGCTGGAGTAAAGGTTGAGCAATGCACCGTTGGCCAGCAGCGCGGGCTTGACGGCGATGGTGTCGCGCGTCAGCCACACTGCTTGCTGCTGGCTGAGGTCGCCCACGGGCCGCACGCTGGTATCGGGCCGGGTGGTATTGACCGCTGGACTGCCGCTGATGATCCAGGCTTGATTACCGCTGCTGGCGGGCAAGCTCTGGTCGGGGCCAGGGTCTTTGTCGTCGCCTTTGTGGATGATGAAATTCAATTTGCTCCAGCCTTCCACGGTGGGCACGTCCCAGTACACCCCGAAATCATTTTTGCCAGTCTGCGCCAGCGGTTTGGCCCACTCGGTCGGGGCTTTCGCGCCGTCCCAGACGTGCAGCCCCCAACCGTCGTACTTGCCGTCGGGGCGGTAGTAGTTGATGCGGGCGTTGCCAGCCGGAATGGTGGCTGCGGCAGCCGTGGGTGTGGGTGCTGGCGCGGCTTGAGCGATGACTGCCTGAGTCGCGTCTACGGTGAACGGCCCCGCTTTGGTGTAGGCCACGTTGGCACTGCCCGACTTGATCCACAATTCATGGCCCAGTCCCAAGTTCATGAACAGGTCTTCGTCCGCGTCCTTTTTGTCGCCGGAATGCACGATCAGGCCCAGCTTGACGGGACTGGAACCCAGCGGCACGTCCCAGTACACCCCGAAGTCGTCCTTACCGCTGGCTTTGAGCGGCTTGTCCCAGCTCGTGGCCGCGCTGGTGTCTTCCCAGACGTGCAGGCCCCAAGCGCCGTACTGGGCATCGGGGCGTTGGTAGTGAATGCGGGCAGTGCTGGCCGGGAGGGCGCTTTGAGCGGCAGCCGAAACCGCCAGCGCGAACGTCAGGAGCGTCGCAAGTCGTTGCATGGTAGGGGAGAGTCTAGAGGATCGGCCACCGGAAATTGCAAGAGAACCAAAGTCTTCCGCTAAACTTTGGAAGCATGCCCGCCGAACAAACTTCTATGAGACGTGAGCGGGTGACTCAAGTCGTTAAAGTCATCCAACACTGGCTCTCCAGTCAGCCCAGTCCGGGCGAAGCTGTGGTGCGGCAGGCCATCGTGTTGCCTCTTTTGCAAGCAGCAGGCTTTGACATCTGGAACCCAGCGGAAGTGATTCCGGAGGAAACCGACAAGGGCGGCTTTCGGCCCGATTTGCGCGTCGTGGCGGGCCAGTATCAATTCGTCCTTGAACTTAAAGGTATGAACGTCGGTCTGCACGACAAGGACTATCAGCAGGTCGCCGCCTACGCGGGCGGCAAGGGGATTCGCTGGGCGCTGCTGACCGATGGACGGGTGTGGGTGGTCATCGACGAGCAC contains:
- the pulA gene encoding pullulanase-type alpha-1,6-glucosidase, with amino-acid sequence MQRLATLLTFALAVSAAAQSALPASTARIHYQRPDAQYGAWGLHVWEDTSAATSWDKPLKASGKDDFGVYWDVPLGSSPVKLGLIVHSGDKKDADEDLFMNLGLGHELWIKSGSANVAYTKAGPFTVDATQAVIAQAAPAPTPTAAAATIPAGNARINYYRPDGKYDGWGLHVWDGAKAPTEWAKPLAQTGKNDFGVYWDVPTVEGWSKLNFIIHKGDDKDPGPDQSLPASSGNQAWIISGSPAVNTTRPDTSVRPVGDLSQQQAVWLTRDTIAVKPALLANGALLNLYSSTSGDLKLTPAGVTGGESLPLVRSDAGDQLSAVLKAKYPYLANYAVVKLRPEDAGKVTSALRGQLAISSTGLDDKLIDATGVQIWGVLDDLFGYTGPLGVTWAGSLPTLTVWAPTAQDVKVLVTVGGQTKTVAMKAGDKGSWSVTGDAGWKNAPYRYQVTVYAPTTGKQETNVVSDPYSIGLTADGQQSLITDLSDAAQKPAGWDTLKKPPLNSVGDLNFYELHLRDFSVADATVPAAERGTYLAFTEKNSDGMKHLKALADAGLKAVHLLPTFDIASLPKDKAGWKSPGDLSKLPPASEEQQAAVSTVRDQDGFNWGYDPYHYMTPEGTYAVNPDQRTKEYRSMVMALNAAGLRVVQDVVFNHTAASGEADKSVLDKVVPGYYHRLDVNGVVANSTCCSNTATEHPMMRRLMIDTLVLEAKQYKVDGFRFDLMGHHLVSDMQAARAALDALTLAKDGVDGKQIYLYGEGWDFGEVAGNARGVNATQVNLYGQGIGTFNDRIRDAVRGGNPFGGLQDQGFATGLLSLPNGQPQNTDKAKLLKLTDQIKVALSGNLRDFKFVDNTGKTVTGAQVPYGDAPTGYAASPRETINYVSAHDNQTLWDAVLLKAPLNATTAQRVRMQNLAYSLVLLGQGMPFIHAGDELLRSKSFDTDSYNSGDWFNEIAWTGADNGFGRGLPMAEKNKDQWNIYRPLLSNTTLKVTVADRTRASDNLRELLSIRNSSPLFRLPTAQAVQNQLSFLNAGPTQTPGVIVMKLSGGNAPYKNVLVVFNASNAVYTLKDASLTPLKLDLHPVLKASSDAAVKQSTASGDTVSVPGLTTAVFVGK